A stretch of DNA from Nocardioides sp. Arc9.136:
GTCGACCGTGGAGCCACCACTCCATCCGGCGGGTCATCCACGGGAGGGCGACGTACGTCATCACCGGCGTCATCACGAGGACGACGGCGAGCACGCGCAGCGGCAGCCAGACCCCGCCCAGGACCGGGGCGGCCAGCCAGTTGACCAGCACGCTGAGCGGGTAGAACACCAGGAAGATCACCGAGGCCTGCTTCCAGCGCGGCGGCGCGGCCGGCACCGCGCGCAGGTCCTCGACGTCGCGGGTGGTCGGGTCGTCGAACCACCCCTCGATGCCGGTACGGCGCTCCACGCGCGAGTCGACCACGCCGAGGCCGGCGGCCGAGGAGCGCCACCACTGCCGCTGAGGGGAGTGCTCCCACGCCTGCAGCGCGGCGCCGTCGGCGAACCGGTAGAGCATGTGCCAGGTGCTCGAGCCGGTCTCCGGCCGCACCCAGCCGGCGCCGAGGAAGCCGGGGAACTGCTGGGCCAGCGCGGTGCCCGCCTGCAGCCAGCTCAGCATCTCCGCGTCGTGCCCGGGGTCGAGCGTGCGGGTGATGGAGACGGTCACGGGCGCGGTCATGCCCGCATGGTCCGGCCACGAGCACCGCGCCACCAAACCGCGCGACCGGACCGCGCGACCGGACCGCGCGACCGGACCACGCAGCGAACTCGGCGCCGCCCGCGCTGAGTAGGCCCGGCACCGACGGGGCAACGGGTCCCGGTGAGCGAGGAGGGGACCAGCGCCGACCAGCGGCCGGAGGAGCGTCTCGACGACGACTACACCCCCGACCCGCGGCGCTGGAGGATCCTCGGCGTCACCCTCGTCGTCGGCTTCATGTCGCTGCTCGACGTGACGATTGTGAACGTCGCCATCCCCTCCATGCAGGAGGGGCTGGGCACCTCCGCCGGCACGATCCAGTGGGTCGTGTCCGGCTACGCGCTGGCCTTCGGGCTCACGCTGGTCGCCGGCGGCCGGCTGGGCGACGCCTACGGCCGCCGCCGGCTGATGCTGATCGGCCTGACCGGCTTCATCCTCTCCAGCGCCGCGGTCGGACTCGCGCCGAACACCGCGACGGTGATCGCCGCTCGGCTCGCGCAGGGCGCGACCGCCGGGCTGCTCACCCCGCAGAACTCCGGCCTGATCCAACAGCTCTTCCGGGGTCCCGAGCGCGGCCGCGCGTTCGGCGCCTTCGGCTTCACCGTCTCCCTCTCCTCGGCCCTGGGGCCGGTGCTGGGCGGCGCGATCATCGCGCTGGCCGGCGAGGAGGAGGG
This window harbors:
- a CDS encoding antibiotic biosynthesis monooxygenase, encoding MTAPVTVSITRTLDPGHDAEMLSWLQAGTALAQQFPGFLGAGWVRPETGSSTWHMLYRFADGAALQAWEHSPQRQWWRSSAAGLGVVDSRVERRTGIEGWFDDPTTRDVEDLRAVPAAPPRWKQASVIFLVFYPLSVLVNWLAAPVLGGVWLPLRVLAVVLVMTPVMTYVALPWMTRRMEWWLHGRPAPWRRTARATG